The segment aactttgaggtcatacaaataaaatagtttttacataatctgtaaacgtgggtagcgatACActtaaaatggttttatttgtatgacgtcaaagttgaaaattgactgaaggcacgcccatctgtcaagtgttaactccaagtaatcgtagtGTACCTACACTACAAATTTGTCTTGCAACATCTGAACCAAATAAACAGCGAAAGTTAAAAAGTCGTAATAATCTACAGAGCTCCAGCGTCAAATATAATTAACTGAGTTGATGCTTTCAGCTTGAAACACAGAGAGCGGTCGCGGTGAGGCGCGGGGgcggtaccatcagccaaatatgtggtctaccaccctaaagttgataatcgcttggatgtcacaaaacaataatgccaatagacgtgtctgtcaactagacagttcgactttagcgacatattcatttgataggaacttgtttaaattgatagaccacttatttggctgatggtacctgttgtaatattcgagctaacatgaaagagggcacacagaataccgcgtgggaaataagcgtggcgcggtattctgtgagccctctttcacgttagctcgaatattacaactggTACCGGCTTCGCACCGCGCCGCACCGCCacgcctccggcgtcagtgtgtttctagctttcaACTTCTGACTCCATTGCAGAAACCCTTTAAAGTCAGGACCAATTCAATACCCTATTATTGAAACTCGAACACCTACCCGTCACTcttagtttaaatttaaataagacCTTCCATTGAGGAATTAGCCTTTGTCAATGCAAAGTTTAATGGACTTGGAAACTTTCGTAGGGGACTTTAGAACTTAATTCTCAGAATTTAGGCTGAAAATTCAGTCAAAGTATTAACTGACCATTGTAGATCAAACTGCGCAAAAGAGAGTTGAAAACTAGCAAGGTTCCTTACAATTTGTATGTCAAAATATACGCAAAAAAAGAGCTAATTAGATTTATAAGTCCGGGCAAAAAACAACTCGGTTAgattaggttcagaaggctactTAAAACGATGTTAGGCATTGTTTGTAACACTCAGATAATtagatattttcacatagtagttcacattttcgtaaaaatgcAAAGCGAAGCCgcggtggcagagtggtttgacctatatggcctctcaagcagaggatcgtgggttcaaaccccggctcgcactttgagtttttcggaattcatgtgcgaaattacatttgaaatttaccacgagcttacggtgaaggaaaacatcgttaggaaacctgcacaaactgcgaagcaattcaatggtgtgtgtgaagttcccaatccgcactggcccgcgtgggaactgtatTATATGGTATTAATTAGGATTCATTTGcgattaaataaaacacatatttCTGTACGAACTCCATCTTGAATCTCTATAGTTTATTGCTAGAACTTTACTCTATGGATTATCCTAAAGCCTCTTACACACCTACATATGACACATCCCCCCTATGTATATTTAGTacactaaatataaactaactTAGATCATACTCATTCAAATATGTTGGCCTCCTTACTACTCTGCCAGACCTGGTGGTTCGACCTGTCCCTGGTTGCTCTAAGACATGACCCTCTGTATTGTTTGCACTTAAAATAATGGGTAAGGAGCGGCGAGAAACAGTCTGATCCTCCAAGTCACCATTATTTCGtacataaaaattatttttacttggcctaatgtgtttttcatttctCCTTATAATATTCCCTCTTTCATTTTTAACCATGAACGATCGAGGACCATTAGCTTTACTTACTATTTTCCCCGGTGACCAAGTCTTTCCTGGCACACTTTGAATAATTACATTATCTCCTAtattaaatgactttttattccTAGCAGTTTTGTTATAATTGGTCCTTGATTTTTCCTGGTTTAACAATTGCTGATTTTTTACATTACTACAAAGTTTAGGTTCTAAGACTTCCATTGCACATGGCAAGTTTGATCTCAACAGCCTGCTCATCAACATCTCAGATGGACTGTACTCTAATTCTGCTACTGGTGTTATTCTGTAATTTAACATGGCCATATCAAAGCTACTTTTGTCCTCAACACattttttcattatattttttacaatgcCCACAGCTTTCTCCGATAAACCATTCGACTTTGGATAGTGAGGACTAGACGTGATTAGTTCTATATCATACTTATGAGCAAACTGTCTGAATTCAAAACTGTTAAATGGCATATTATCACTTACTATGTGCCTAGGAATTCCATGAGCactaaatattttcattaacttattaattatattaccaGCCGTTTTATTTCTCAGAAACGACACTTCTATccatttagaaaaataatctaCTAAGACAAGATATTCCTTTCCTGCGTACTGGCAAACATCCATTCCTACTTTACTAAATGGTAAGTCTGGTAGGTCATGTGAAAGGAGAGGCTGTTTACTATTTGAAGACCTGTACTTTTCACATGACTTACATGACAACACAAACTCTTCTATGTCTCTGGACATACTCGGCCAATACAACATTTTTCTGGcctgttttttactttttacaaccCCTGTGTGACCTGCATGAACACTTGACAACATTTCTTTTCTCATAAGTTTTGGTATAAGTACTTTGTTCCCATAATACACTATATTGTCTTTTACAACTAAACAATTTCTTAacttataaagtttttttaactcTCTGCCATATATATTTCTATCATTTTTTGGCCATTCTGAATTGTACCACAAGATAATTTGTTGTAGATTACCATCTCttaaagtataattttgtaACTCTTGTAATTTACTTGCTGAAATCTGTAATTCTTTTTCTAGCCCATACACTGTTTCTGAATCAATACTATGTACCAACTCTTTTAAAGTTGGTTCTACTTTGGCattttttgtgttaaaatgTCTTGACAAATAGTCTGCAACATACATTTTTGACCCTGGAATGTACCTAATCTCAAACTCATATTTTAAAAGTTTGAGAACCATGCGTTGTAACCTAGcagaaattttatttatgtccTTACTTATTATGGCCACTAAAGGCTTATGATCAGTTTCTATAATAACCTTACGTCCATAGACAAACTGGTGGTATTTTTCCATTGCAGAACAAATTGCAAACAACTCTTTTTCAATAGGTGCCCATCTTTGTTGACATTCAGTATAACACCTAGAATAAAAAGATATTGGTTTGCCATTTTGCAGTAAACAAGCTCCTAATCCACTTTGGGAACTGTCAGTTTGTAATGTAACTGTTCCATTTTTAGTTAAAACAGCTAAAGTAGGTGCCCTActcattttttgttttaaatcattAAAAGCTTGTTCCTGCGTATGTCCCCAATCCCAAATGAcatctttttttaacaaatttctaAGTGGCTCTGTAGTCTTAGCATACTCTGGTATAAATTTACTTAGATAGTTACACATTCCTAAGAATTTTTGCAGCTCTTTTATATTTCTTGGTTCTTTCAACTCCAGAATAGCTTTCACATGTTCCGGATCAGGTTTAATGCCTGATTTTGATACTAGCAGTCCGACATACTTAACAAAATTACTTCTGTAttgaattttacttttattgaacTTCACATTATACTTTCTGGCCCTTTTAATAACTTCACTTAAGATCTTATCATGTTCTGCTTCATTGTCTCCTGCTATTATCAAATCATCATAGTATATATTTACACCCTGTATGTCACTAAAAATAGAAGTGTTAATACGTTGCATTACCTCTGGCGCTGAGGAGATTCCAAATGGCATTCTTTTGAACCTATATCTGCCAAAAGGGGTTCCAAAGGTGCACAGCTTTTCTTGATCGTCCAGAGCCACTTGGAAAAATCCATCTTTCATGTCTAATACTGTGAACACTTGTTTGCCTGCAAGGGAATGATAAATTTCTTCAGGGGAAGGAATTTGATAATTTTCCCTTAGTATAACTTTATTTAACTCTTTTGGATCCAAACAAAGCCGAAGTGACTTATCAGGTTTCTCCACTATCACAAGATTGTTACACCAATCTGTAGGACCAACTACTTTCTCAATTATGTTCCTGCTTTCATAACTGTCTAAGGTATTTTTTAGTCTGTCCTTAATTGCTATTGGTACCCTTCTAATTGGTTTTACAACTGGATGTGCATTTTCGGTTAATTTAAtactgtaagtacctatatcaccCAGTCCCGTAAAGACATCAATATTATCTTGTACAAACTTTTGTTTATCTTTTAAAGAGATGCTATCTATTTTTTGGACCAAGTTTAGTTTAACACAGTCCGGTAAACCCAACACAGGTTGTATAGGCAAATCTACTACACAAAACCTAAGTAATATTTGACAACCCTTGACTACACAGTTAAGATCAACACTACCTACTGTTTTTATTTCTTGTCCATTATACACTACTAGTATAGTAGATTTGCCCATCACACAACCCTGTTTTACATTGTTATTTATCTTATGAAACAATTTCAGTGATAAGGTATTACATTCAGCTCCTGAATCCAGTTTGAACTTCACATCTAATCCTTCAACATTAATTGTTTCGTACCACTGCAACTTATGACTAAAATTACTTACAGTGTCCACTACATAATCTTCAGAACTACTGTCACTATCGTTTTGTTGAACCACATTTATTCTTTTCTTGTAATTTTCCTTCCCTGTAGCTTTGGTTTCCATTCTGTTCTTCAACCGACACATCACTGCAAAATGATTGTACCGACTGCAAAGTAAACATTTTCGGCCAAATGCTGGACAACTTCTTAACTCATGTTCTTTTCCACATTTGTCACACTTAATTACTTTGGATGTTTTTCTATTTTCCTTGGATCTTCCTTGCTTTATAAAGCTAACATGTTCCTTCTCGTTGGCTTCAAACTCCTTGACCTGCTTCCTACTTTCTTCCGCAGCCTTACATATCTTTATTGCATTCTCCAAGTCTAAATCAGTTTCTCTAAGCAGCCTTTCTTTGACACTCATGTCACATATTCCTATCACTATCATGTCTCTTACCAACCTCTTTTCATCTTCGAACTTGCATAACTTTGCTGCTATTTTTAACTTGGCTACAAAATGTTCTACTGATTCGTCAGGTTGTTGTCTCATGTTAAAGAATTTATAGCTGTTAATAACCGTATTGGTTTTAGTTCCAAAGTGTTCATCAAGTTTTGTTTCCAACTCTTTCCATGATTTGATCTTCTCAAGGCCATTGTACACGTCTAAAACGTCATCTCCCACACAGGACAGAAATATTgcaatttttctctcttctttttCATCCTCTAGGCCAGCAGCTGTTAGATAAATCTCGAAGCTCTGCCTAAACCTATTCCAAGATTCTGCATCACACACACCTTGGCCAACAGGGAGCTGTAACCCTTGGATAACTTTTTGAACCTTTTCTCCCATTTTTAATCAGTTCCACACTAGgattaatagttatttttctttttccacACTaggattttgtttaaaataggtTTTACACCTGACACCATGTATTATATGGTATTAATTAGGATTCATTTGcgattaaataaaacacatatttCTGTACGAACTCCATCTTGAATCTCTATGGTTTATTGCTAGAACCTTACTCTATGGATTATCCTAAAGCCTCTTACACACCTACATATGACACAGGAACTACTGCTCAGCcctctttctgagaggaggcctgtgcccagcagtgggacgtatataggctgggattataaCTAATGATTTATGCTTAATGATCGAAGATGAAGGTTTGTAATATTTTGGCTATAAGGAAATGTATGTTTAATTACAGGTAATTATTACCAATATTTGGTATAATGCGTTTCAACAGTGAATTATTTGGATTATGAACTCGGAATCTAAATAAGCATTAATTAATAGAGATTAGATGAActaatacttacctaattacCACATTAAGCAGATTATTTGGCTATTTCTGGTGCTCTAATGTTTCTTGCGACTTCATCTGTGTATCGGATCAGTTCACTCAAAAgaaaatcatattaaatattaaaagggGTGTTAGGAAGAGTCGTCaagttttaagtaaaattatcaatttccagataattttgaaatgttctaaaaaaaagaaattaaggGCCTAAGCAGCTTATTCTACCAAGCTacagttagtaatttttttgactAAGGTAAGTTCTTGCTTAAAATTGCCTAAATCTTCTTCAGTCACCCTCTAAAATATCCATAACGACCTTCAGTTCAGCCTATAGCACTCAACCCTTCTATCCCCGAAGAACTGACAAAAATCGTATCTTTATGTCTCTTTAGTTGTTAATATTGGAACATAGTAGCACTCTGTCGCCTGAAGTAGTTTCTGTATGTGTGAAGTAGTTTGTGTATGTGTGAAGTAGTTTGGTGTATGTATGTCACTGTTCGGCAATATCACGTGAATGCATGGCGCTTGAATTGGCGGTTGGATGGCTTCATGCAGAAATGTGCATGCTGTCATGctactaatttaaaattaaaccttaTTTATAAAAAGCTACAATAGCAAAAAGCAGGCAGCAGCAGCACAGCAGCAGCTGGTTTTATCTGGTGGTaaggccttgtgcaaggtccgcccagattgctaccaccatcttgctcgttaatcctgccgtgaagcagtagtctttgcactgttgtgtttcggcgtggagagtaagacagccggtgaaattactgacacttgagctATCCCataatcttaggcctctaggttggcaacgcatctgcaatacccctggtgttgcagatgtttatgggcggaggtgatctct is part of the Choristoneura fumiferana chromosome 29, NRCan_CFum_1, whole genome shotgun sequence genome and harbors:
- the LOC141444097 gene encoding uncharacterized protein, which produces MGEKVQKVIQGLQLPVGQGVCDAESWNRFRQSFEIYLTAAGLEDEKEERKIAIFLSCVGDDVLDVYNGLEKIKSWKELETKLDEHFGTKTNTVINSYKFFNMRQQPDESVEHFVAKLKIAAKLCKFEDEKRLVRDMIVIGICDMSVKERLLRETDLDLENAIKICKAAEESRKQVKEFEANEKEHVSFIKQGRSKENRKTSKVIKCDKCGKEHELRSCPAFGRKCLLCSRYNHFAVMCRLKNRMETKATGKENYKKRINVVQQNDSDSSSEDYVVDTANKCSQY